One Longimicrobium sp. genomic window carries:
- a CDS encoding 3'-5' exoribonuclease YhaM family protein has protein sequence MSIIPLSSRAAPRPDPRAFCGGTWPQVRELADGRDVVACFIVHDKQRKETKSLKPYLHLVLGDRTGTIDAKVWDDAERLDRLFAAEDVVGVRGRTSTYNGRIELTVTSIQPVEIGEDDLELFLPASPRDRGVMGKELDLLVDTVADPALRLLLQRMTGRKTTTGKQYRLHPAAKKNHHAYLGGLLEHSLSVAKAADALCAHYQKQGARVDRDLLVTGALLHDVGKVRELSAARTIAYTDEGQLLGHILIGLQMVAKEAEQIPGIDADRLLHLQHLIASHQGRHEWASPKVPQTLEAVILHYADDLDSKMNPAMAMLHEVPGGGWSAYDRSLERALFQPPEFPRTAQVEPVPAAEVVEVVLDMFRG, from the coding sequence ATGAGCATCATCCCTCTATCCTCCCGCGCGGCCCCGCGCCCCGACCCGCGCGCCTTCTGCGGCGGCACCTGGCCGCAGGTGCGCGAGCTGGCCGACGGCCGCGACGTGGTGGCCTGCTTCATCGTCCACGACAAGCAGCGCAAGGAAACCAAGAGCCTGAAGCCGTATCTCCATCTGGTCCTGGGCGACCGGACGGGGACGATCGACGCCAAGGTGTGGGACGACGCCGAGCGGCTGGACCGCCTCTTCGCCGCCGAGGACGTGGTGGGCGTGCGCGGGCGGACGTCCACGTACAACGGCCGGATCGAGCTGACCGTCACCTCCATCCAGCCGGTGGAGATCGGCGAGGACGACCTGGAGCTGTTCCTTCCCGCCTCGCCCCGCGACCGCGGGGTGATGGGGAAGGAGCTGGACCTCCTGGTCGACACCGTCGCCGACCCCGCGCTCCGCCTGCTGCTGCAGCGGATGACGGGGCGGAAGACGACCACGGGAAAGCAGTACCGCCTGCATCCCGCGGCGAAGAAGAACCACCACGCCTACCTGGGCGGGCTGCTGGAGCACTCGCTTTCCGTCGCCAAGGCCGCGGACGCGCTCTGCGCGCACTACCAGAAGCAGGGCGCGCGGGTGGACCGCGACCTGCTGGTGACCGGCGCGCTGCTGCACGACGTGGGGAAGGTGCGCGAGCTGTCCGCGGCGCGCACCATCGCCTACACCGACGAGGGGCAGCTGCTGGGGCACATCCTCATCGGCCTGCAGATGGTGGCGAAGGAGGCGGAGCAGATCCCCGGGATCGACGCGGACCGGCTCCTCCATCTCCAGCACCTGATCGCCAGCCACCAGGGGCGCCACGAGTGGGCCAGCCCCAAGGTGCCGCAGACGCTGGAGGCCGTGATCCTGCACTACGCCGACGACCTGGACAGCAAGATGAACCCCGCCATGGCCATGCTGCACGAGGTGCCGGGCGGGGGATGGTCCGCGTACGACCGCAGCCTGGAGCGCGCGCTCTTCCAGCCGCCCGAGTTCCCGCGCACCGCCCAGGTGGAGCCGGTGCCCGCGGCCGAGGTGGTGGAGGTGGTGCTCGACATGTTCCGCGGCTGA